In the genome of Peromyscus eremicus chromosome 1, PerEre_H2_v1, whole genome shotgun sequence, the window TGCAGGAAGAACAGACCGTTCaagaagaaaaggacaaagggtaagggagggaagaggagggagcagaaaggagggagggaaacgaCAACTTTGGCACTGTCTAGCTCCTGTACTACCCTGCTGTCCGGGGAGAACTGTTCCGATACCACCCAGTACTTCTTAGCTTCCCTCACGCAGCATGCTCACAGGAATCACTGGATGCTAGGGGACCTTCTCTAAGTCCCCAGGATAAACATGGCACCAAGGACAGGCAGGGGAAGAGCAGGTACTGGCTACAGAGTGCCCAGaagctactttttcttttcttttctttctttctttctttctttctttctttctttctttctttctttctttctctctctgtctctctctctctctctctctctctctttccttccttccttccttccttccttccttccttctttctttctctctctctctctctctctctctctctctctctctttcttccttccttccttccttccttccttccttctttctttttttaatgtgcattagtgttttgccatgggttttggatctcctggaattggagttacagacagttgtgagctgccacgtgggtgctggaaattgaacctggctcctctggaagagcagtcaatgaccactgagccatctctccagcccctagaagcTGCTTCTTGTTGGCTCGTTTGTGTTCCCTGCACTCTGTGGGTGTCATATAGAGGGTAATATGCTCTGTACCTTCTCCCCATGCCTGATACTTAATATTTTCTGAGTACTTataggaattttctttttaataagaagccaggaaaaaacaaacaaacaaaaaaccttggtTGGTGGTACTGCTTCTGAGAGACCGGGCTGTGTACGTCACAGCCCAGAATCCCATTTAGTGCCCTTGCAGGACTCTCCACAGGTACCCAGGCTGGAGGTGTAGGCTGACTTTTTCCATTCTCCCACCTTGGGGCATGCACCTGGTCCTAGAAGCCACGAATCGAGAAGCTGAAAGGGGCTGTAAACAACACAGGGCTGAGCTGGGGCAGCCAGACCATTCCTAAAGTCCAGGAAAGCCAAGTCAGCAGAGTTCAGACGTGGCCTCTCCAGGCTGCATGGCCTGGAGCCACCCAAACTGGGATTCATAGCTACATCCCTAGGTTCCCCACAAGCCTTCCCACTCTGATGGACTCTAGAGGCTCATTCCATCCCCTGCCCAGGAGAGAAGACAATGGCACCTGCTAGGGTTGGGTTTGGTGATAGTGCCCTGGGGCAGCAATCTGGACCGGTCTCTTGACACTGACCGTGGGGAGCCTGCAGGGGAGGAGTCAGGGGCTCATGTCTAAGAGACGCctacacgcatgcatgcacacagtgagctcagacagacacacaggtatGACAGTGCACACAAGGCATGCGCTTCTCACATATGgatgtgctcacacacacccaagccacacaaggacacacacatacctacatattCACACTGTAAATGTCAGGCTCAAAGGCCCTCCCAGAGACAACAGGCTTCTGGCCTCTTCTCCTCACAGCTGGCCCTCGTATGCTAGCTGGCCTGGGCCTCACTGTCCACAGGTGGAGGGGTCCTGACCACCCACTGGCGGAGATAGCTGCGAGGGGGCCCTTCATCGCTCTCCACGGGGCTGCCACAGTCTGAGCCCGCAAAGCCGCTGTCAAAAGTGTCCATGTCCAAGCCAGGGGGGGAGCCTGCTTCGCTCTCAGAGCCCGCTCCTTGAGACCCAGTTCTCCAGGGTGGACCTGCTCTCCAGTCCCTTTCCTCGGCAAGGGGCAGCCTCAGTCTGTCCAGGAGACTGCCTGGGGAACCTCCCAGCCTGAGGCCACCACCTGAGACACAGCCACAGGGCAGAAAAGTGGTGTTTGCGACCAAGAGCAGATCCTCTGCATTAGGGCCGGCGTCCAGGTTCAGGGCTGGGTAGCCATCATTCCCACAGCTACACGGCCAGGCACATGGACACTCTGCATCCCCCACAATCACTGTGTCAATGGACACCAAGCCATACGGCCGGTCTCTCTCCTCACTGTAGGCTGAGTGCCCTGGGCCAGCTACCAAGGGAACTGTGCACCAGGGGCCAGGCTCGGCCACTCCATCACactccagctgctcttccagacctGGTGGCCCCAGGAACTTCTTTCCCTTGGCTGGGTATGATGATGAATGTCCATCATGCACTTGTAGGACCGAGTTTGCTGTGGGATTCTGTGGTGCCAGCTCCAGGCTAGAGGCTGTGAAAGGGGTATCCACCCATTTCTAGGAGAAAGAAAGTCATTGGCTGGGGTAGATGCTTGGGTGTGAACAGACAGAGCCAAAGACACATGGACACTGAGACACAGAGACGAGCCAAAGACAGGGAGAGCAGAGGAACAAGACactagcagagagagagagagacaggaccGTGATGAACCCCTGTCCAGGGAGCCCCAATCCTGTCCTCTTTCAGGGCCCGTGTCCCCTCCTGCAGTAAGAACAGACTGCCTTCAGTGTCGTATTCACTCTAGTAACCAGTGCCCCAGCCTAGGATCGGCTGGGTGCTGGCACCAGGTTCCTGTGTCCTCAGGTCTAAGTGACCCAGCCCATACCCTGACTTCCTGAAGTCTTTAGTTCTGCTGTGTGTCCACACTAGATGGAGAAGTGAGCCCTGTTCACAGCTGTGTCCTCAGTACCTGACACACAGTAGATTTACCCCAAATGTTTATGGATGGAGTGAATCAAtaacaagccacaagccacaagGAAAGGCCTTTAGGGGATCTGGACTGGACTGAGACAGTGGCCCTGAAGCCTTGAGAACCCTCTTGCCCCTTGCCTGCCAGGACATAGGAGCAAATAGGAGAGCCTCCATTGAGCTGACTGAGATCACTCTGTAGAGCAAAATTCCAGTTCTGAGAAGGTCCCCTGAAAAAACATCTCAGAACCACAACGGTCCACTATCCCTGACCTGGAGTCACTTCTTAgtagctgtgtggccttgagctAGATCCTTGCCCTCTCTGTGTCTCATTTCCCCAGCTATGGAATGGCCCCACCCACTGCAGTGTCTTGAGGATTGAGTGAGGTAATGCTTGTTTGCTGACAGTGCGTGGCACACAAGATTAACAGCAACATCAACCGGGCACAGCAGGCCGAGGTGCTGAGTTTCAGGGGTAAGGCAGGGCTGTGGGCACACCCTTCCCCTGCTTTGGAAGGCCTGCATCTCCTCCTGGACCCAGGGCTGCTGGGACCCCACTGCAGGAGCTACTGTTAAAGGGCAGCCACGGGCCAGGTGCACAACAGGTGTCCCTTGGGTGCCctgctgctctgacctccaggTGCTGCTGCAGGTGGCTGTTCCCTATCCTGACATCATATCCTCTCTCTGATGCCTCCCGCCCTGCTGGGTTTGCGCAGCAGTGCTGGGCAGATACTCTGAAATGTCAGTAGTGGCAGCGGTACTTGGCAGGGAGAGGGATGCACTGTGGGGTAGGACAGGTCCTTCCCAGGTAGGATTTGCTCCCTGCCATAGATCAAGGCCACCACAGGAAACCCCAGGCACCCAGCTCATGCACCCAGGGGTCACCCAGTTTTCCACTTTCATGGTAATTCTAAGCTGGAAATACATCACAATATCTAAGTCTAAGACCAGCTCTGTACCTTGCAGAATAGGGAAACTGAAGACTGGCTCCAGGTCAGGTTGGGCCTGAATACTCTGGGCTCACAAAGTGGTCTTGGGATCAGGGTGAGAGTGGGTGGGGCTCCCCCAAAGGGGCCAACAATCCAGAGGGTGCAGCCAAGGTGTCTCACCTTGAAGTTCCCACTGTGTTCCCTGTACAGGGGCTGGAAGAAACTCTCAGGGCTGGGCACTGGTGCCCATATCTTCTTCCACAGTCTGCAAAGAAAGGGGTGTGTAAAGCCCTGTGGCAGCAAGTAGGAGGCCTGGCCTCTCTCCTGCAGAAGCAACAGCTTCTATTGCCAGGCACCTTCCTGCCCACCCATCAGTAAAACGGAAGCAGCAGTTACCCTACCCCCAAGCTTCCTGCAGATGCTCAAGTTCCTGTCTCTGCCATCTATTGTGGGCTGGGCACACACTGCCCTCTGGGACCTTGACTTCCTCATCTACCATGGTGGGAGCCGGGAGGAGCCCATGCTGCCCCCGTCAGCTGTGACTGGCACCCTGGTCTCTCCCTTCCAgattctcagtctctgtctctgagcATCTCATTGAAGGGGAACAAAATGAGCATGTGCAGAGCCCCACTCTGTCACTTATCAAAGGCGTCTGCATAGAGCAGCCTGCTGCAGCACTTGTGGTACCGAGGTGGTACGTTCTGGTTTGAATCAGCGGCCTCCTTTCTTTCCACGCCATGCAGAGCAGAAGCCCCGTATGTAAAGCAGATCCCAGACCACCCTAAGCTGaaatgaagggatggggaggggtAAGTGATCACCCCTCGGGCCTCAAAGTTCACTCTCTGGACAACGTCACAGTCAAGGTCCTCTCAAAGAACACGAAGTTTCTACCCGACCCTTGCCGCTTCACAGTTGTGAGACTCTCGGCAAGTAGCTTGACTACTCTGGGTTTCAGTTTTTCCTGTATGAAGAGTGGGGTGCCATTGAGCTGGGGCAGGAGCTCTACAGTGTCTAGCACATGGAGCATGCACGCTGTTCATTCACATCACTGCTCTCACCAAGTCACCAGCCCAGACAGAATAGGTCTTGGTTGGAGGggctgtggcccaggctgaccccttctctgcctccctgagccCCTGGCCTCACCTCCAAGGCAGGTGAATCTTCAGACCCATGAAGATCAGGACAGGGGTCAAGCCGATCATGAGGAGCAGCATCAGGTGAGGGTCCAAGCCTGCTTTGGGCTCTGCATAGAGAGCAAACCGTGGGTCCAACAGTAAAGTCTCCCAGAagtatgtgggtgggtgtgctggggacagtggggtggggtggagggctgGGAGGAAGTTGGGACTGATCCTTCTCCTTGGGTTTGTGGAATGACTCCTCCCCCAAAAGGCTCTTAGGTCAGAGGTGTGGTCGCAGCCTGGGATGCTACTGGAAGGTGGTAGGACCTTTGGAACTCAGAGCCTAGTGGGAGGAGGTTGGGTCATTATAGACACACTAAAG includes:
- the Il21r gene encoding interleukin-21 receptor, translated to MPQGLAAPLLLLILQGAWGCLDLTCYTDYLWTVTCVLETWNLHPSTLTLTWQDEYEELQHKETSCSLHRSGHNTTHVQYTCHMPLSGFMSDDVFTVNMMDHSGNISQECGSFVLAESIKPAPPFNVTVTFSGRYDISWRSDYEEPAFYVLRGKLQYELQYRNLRDPYAVRPVTKLISVDSYNVSLLPEDFHKGSLYQLQVRAAPQPGTLFRGTWSEWSDPVIFQTQAEEPKAGLDPHLMLLLMIGLTPVLIFMGLKIHLPWRLWKKIWAPVPSPESFFQPLYREHSGNFKKWVDTPFTASSLELAPQNPTANSVLQVHDGHSSSYPAKGKKFLGPPGLEEQLECDGVAEPGPWCTVPLVAGPGHSAYSEERDRPYGLVSIDTVIVGDAECPCAWPCSCGNDGYPALNLDAGPNAEDLLLVANTTFLPCGCVSGGGLRLGGSPGSLLDRLRLPLAEERDWRAGPPWRTGSQGAGSESEAGSPPGLDMDTFDSGFAGSDCGSPVESDEGPPRSYLRQWVVRTPPPVDSEAQAS